A stretch of the Prochlorococcus marinus str. MIT 0918 genome encodes the following:
- a CDS encoding O-antigen ligase family protein — MKNISFSKIFNLYQIDKIGLNCFHIGLLFLASSAFISAIFLLFSLIISSSHRFNVYLHDKWNYPLLIAAFLMVLGCFRAYSGWLAWIGLVNWIPFFWCFWGFQPYLLSVDNRRKASLLLLAGSVPVVVTGLGQVWLGWSGPWVALNGLIIWFVAPGGQPLGRLSGLFNYANITGAWLAFVWPIALAFLLQPSLNWVKRGVAFLFGMSICIALILTNSRNAWGGMVLSIPFVLGSATWFWLIPLLFTLLLPVVFAVLPIVPFELQLFARKIVPEGIWTRLADISLSSNGSRPLETTRIFQWKEAINLFFQKPWFGYGAAAFSIIYPLRQGIWHGHAHNLPLELVVAHGLPVAILLVSMILVLLIISFKKCFLTVYHDRQSVFDRAWWAATFTLVFLHASDMPMFDSRINLAGWIFLSGLRCLITPKAPKPSFDD, encoded by the coding sequence ATGAAAAATATTTCTTTTTCTAAGATCTTCAATCTTTATCAAATAGATAAAATTGGATTAAATTGTTTTCACATTGGTTTATTATTTTTAGCATCTAGTGCATTTATATCAGCGATATTTTTATTATTTTCTTTGATTATATCTAGTTCTCACAGATTTAATGTCTATTTACATGATAAATGGAATTATCCATTACTCATAGCAGCTTTTTTAATGGTATTAGGTTGTTTTAGGGCATATTCTGGTTGGCTTGCTTGGATTGGGCTTGTCAATTGGATTCCATTTTTTTGGTGCTTTTGGGGGTTCCAACCATACCTTTTATCTGTTGATAATAGAAGGAAAGCCAGTCTTTTGTTGCTAGCAGGAAGTGTGCCTGTTGTTGTTACTGGATTAGGGCAAGTATGGCTTGGATGGAGTGGCCCTTGGGTTGCTTTGAATGGCTTAATTATTTGGTTTGTTGCTCCTGGTGGCCAACCTTTAGGCCGTTTGTCTGGCTTATTTAATTATGCAAATATCACTGGTGCATGGTTGGCTTTCGTTTGGCCAATTGCGTTGGCATTTTTATTACAACCTTCGCTCAATTGGGTAAAAAGGGGAGTTGCTTTTTTATTTGGCATGTCAATTTGTATTGCATTGATATTAACTAATTCTAGAAACGCTTGGGGTGGCATGGTTTTATCCATTCCTTTTGTATTAGGTTCTGCTACTTGGTTTTGGCTTATTCCTTTATTGTTTACGTTATTATTGCCAGTTGTTTTTGCTGTTTTGCCAATAGTTCCTTTTGAATTGCAATTGTTTGCTAGAAAAATAGTCCCAGAAGGAATATGGACACGGTTAGCAGATATCTCTCTTTCTTCAAATGGTTCACGGCCTTTAGAGACTACTAGAATTTTTCAATGGAAAGAAGCGATTAATTTATTTTTTCAAAAGCCTTGGTTTGGATATGGAGCAGCTGCTTTCTCCATTATTTATCCACTGAGACAAGGTATTTGGCATGGACATGCTCATAATTTGCCCCTTGAGCTAGTTGTTGCGCATGGTTTGCCAGTGGCAATTCTGTTGGTCAGCATGATATTAGTCCTTTTAATTATCTCTTTTAAAAAATGCTTTTTAACGGTATATCACGATAGACAGAGCGTATTTGATAGGGCTTGGTGGGCTGCTACTTTTACGCTTGTCTTTTTACATGCTTCCGATATGCCTATGTTTGATAGCCGTATTAATCTCGCTGGATGGATCTTCTTGTCAGGATTGCGCTGTTTAATAACTCCTAAAGCTCCAAAGCCTTCTTTTGATGATTAA
- the purU gene encoding formyltetrahydrofolate deformylase translates to MALTSVVLQFICPDRSGLVSELSGWIAKNNGNIRHADHHTDEGAGLFLSRLEWDLQGFNVPRLSIKKEIDDLASFLGGTAKVYFSDEHPRVAIFVSRQSHCLVDLLWRVNNQEMNMSVPLIISNHKDLEKICRQFCVDFKFISINKENKLESEKIILDTLFDYKIDLIVLAKYMQILSGEFLKLFPNIINIHHSFLPAFKGAKPYHRAWQRGVKLIGATAHYVTEDLDDGPIIAQTIAHISHRDEVEDLIRKGRDTERMALSQALRLHLCRQVIIYQGRTAIFA, encoded by the coding sequence TTGGCTTTAACAAGTGTCGTTTTGCAGTTTATATGTCCTGATCGTTCCGGACTTGTCAGTGAATTGTCAGGTTGGATAGCGAAGAATAATGGAAATATTCGCCATGCTGATCATCATACAGATGAAGGTGCTGGATTATTTTTGAGTAGACTCGAATGGGACTTGCAAGGTTTTAATGTTCCTAGATTATCTATAAAAAAAGAAATTGATGATTTAGCATCTTTTTTAGGTGGTACCGCCAAAGTATATTTTTCTGATGAGCACCCTAGAGTTGCAATTTTTGTGAGTCGGCAAAGTCATTGCCTTGTTGACTTACTTTGGCGTGTGAATAATCAAGAAATGAACATGTCTGTACCTTTGATTATCTCTAACCATAAGGATTTAGAGAAGATTTGCAGACAATTTTGTGTTGACTTTAAATTTATATCTATAAATAAAGAAAATAAATTAGAATCGGAAAAAATTATTTTAGATACACTATTTGATTATAAAATTGATTTAATCGTCTTAGCAAAATATATGCAAATTCTCAGTGGAGAATTTCTTAAATTATTTCCAAACATTATTAATATACATCATTCTTTTTTACCTGCTTTTAAAGGTGCTAAGCCTTACCATAGAGCATGGCAACGTGGTGTTAAGTTAATTGGTGCAACTGCTCATTATGTTACTGAAGATTTAGATGATGGGCCAATAATTGCTCAAACCATTGCACATATTAGTCATCGTGATGAGGTCGAAGACCTCATTCGGAAGGGTAGAGATACTGAGCGAATGGCACTTTCTCAAGCTTTGCGATTACATTTGTGTAGACAGGTTATTATTTATCAAGGGCGCACTGCTATTTTTGCATGA
- a CDS encoding B12-binding domain-containing radical SAM protein, whose product MTLAFPNKYAIGITSLGYQIIWATLAQRKDVDVRRLFTDQSDIPHRSNDLFGISLSWELDGPVLLDLLEKNKIPIWSNERSDQDPIVFGGGQVLTANPEPFAPFLDVVLLGDGENLMPTFINKMNTIKDLSRFNKLKELAQIPGIYIPIFYQPQYDNNGKLLTIKPITHEIPETITKQTWKQNTLSHSTVITPDAAWPNIHMVEVVRSCPELCRFCLASYLNLPFRTSSVEGSLIPAIEKGFAITKRIGLLGASVTQHPEFEELIDWLNNDHFNDMRLSLSSVRATTVNPKLTKLLSRRNSKSITIAIESGSEKIRDIINKKITEEEILTAAKYAKEGGLKGLKLYGMVGLPQENEDDIEATIKLLIKLKDQNPGLRITFGVSTFVPKAHTPFQWFGVRAEAKNRLKKLTKYLKPKGIQFRPESYGWSIIQALISRSDRRLAQVIPLVRGSHNSLGGWKQAYKIIQEKNTNSKSKEQLPSWEDVIHSQWDHEQVLPWAHLLGPLQSKQLINHQKKALEL is encoded by the coding sequence ATCACATTGGCTTTCCCAAATAAATATGCAATAGGAATTACTAGTCTTGGGTATCAAATTATTTGGGCAACACTTGCCCAACGAAAAGATGTAGATGTTAGAAGACTATTTACCGATCAAAGTGATATACCTCATCGAAGTAATGATTTATTTGGGATTTCACTTAGTTGGGAATTAGATGGTCCAGTATTACTTGATCTATTAGAAAAAAACAAAATTCCTATTTGGAGTAATGAAAGATCAGATCAAGATCCAATAGTATTTGGTGGTGGGCAAGTACTAACAGCAAATCCAGAGCCATTTGCTCCGTTTTTAGATGTAGTTCTCTTGGGTGATGGAGAAAATCTAATGCCGACATTTATCAATAAAATGAATACAATCAAGGATCTATCCCGGTTTAATAAGTTAAAAGAACTTGCACAAATACCAGGAATTTACATACCCATTTTTTATCAACCCCAATACGACAATAATGGCAAACTTCTAACAATTAAACCAATAACTCATGAAATTCCAGAAACAATTACTAAACAAACATGGAAACAAAATACATTAAGCCATTCAACTGTTATTACACCTGATGCCGCATGGCCAAACATACATATGGTAGAAGTAGTTCGAAGTTGCCCAGAGTTATGTAGATTTTGTTTAGCAAGCTATCTTAATCTCCCTTTTCGAACTTCTTCAGTAGAGGGAAGTCTCATTCCAGCCATAGAAAAAGGTTTTGCAATAACTAAACGTATAGGGTTGCTAGGCGCTTCTGTGACACAACATCCAGAATTTGAAGAATTAATAGATTGGTTAAATAACGACCATTTTAATGATATGAGACTAAGTTTAAGCTCTGTCCGTGCAACAACAGTTAATCCCAAGCTAACTAAATTACTATCTCGACGTAATAGTAAATCAATCACAATTGCAATAGAAAGTGGTAGTGAAAAAATTAGAGACATAATCAATAAAAAAATAACTGAGGAAGAAATATTGACAGCTGCTAAATATGCAAAAGAAGGAGGTCTAAAGGGTCTCAAGCTTTATGGCATGGTTGGCTTACCCCAAGAAAATGAAGACGATATTGAAGCGACTATCAAATTATTAATAAAACTAAAAGATCAAAATCCTGGCCTTCGAATCACTTTTGGTGTTAGCACGTTTGTTCCTAAAGCACATACCCCATTCCAATGGTTTGGAGTACGAGCAGAAGCAAAAAATAGACTAAAAAAACTGACAAAATATTTAAAACCAAAGGGGATACAATTCCGGCCAGAAAGCTATGGCTGGAGTATTATTCAAGCTCTTATCTCACGTAGCGATAGAAGATTAGCCCAGGTAATTCCATTAGTACGTGGTTCACACAATAGTCTGGGAGGATGGAAGCAAGCATACAAAATTATTCAAGAAAAAAACACCAACTCAAAATCAAAAGAACAACTGCCTTCATGGGAAGATGTAATTCATAGTCAATGGGATCATGAACAAGTTTTACCTTGGGCGCATCTGCTAGGACCTTTGCAGTCAAAACAGCTAATTAATCATCAAAAGAAGGCTTTGGAGCTTTAG